In the Maridesulfovibrio ferrireducens genome, one interval contains:
- a CDS encoding glycyl radical protein gives MTKNKPNVEIPKTVGASKRVERTLERFLNTAPAICGERAVLITESYKETEGQPMPIRRAKALGKILAGMSIFIQDDEFTVGNQCSMPRSAPIFPEFSCKWVEDELDRLEKRTADVFFISEDVKANLRSAFAYWDGKTVNEIAAQLMPEESLEAHNDVVYTVGNYFYNGVGHVSADYNKALTLGLNAVIAQAEDRLAEIDFSDASQLNKMHFLKSVVTSNKAVIAFADRFAKLAEKMAADCKDSTRKAELNEIARICRKVPAQPAESFQEALQAFWFIHLVIQIESNGHSISPMRFDQYMNPFLQSDNLSVEQAQEMLDMLWVKFSELNKVRDENSTMAFAGYPMFMNLIIGGQKRDGSDATNTMSYLILQASANTKLYAPSLSIRIHEGTPDPLYKKAAELSRMGMGYPAYYNDRVIIPALLARGLEREDARDYGIIGCVEPQVGGKTEGWHDAAFYNMAKVIELCLNDGVDQRTGKQIGPKSGGLNSFKSFEDLMASYTQQTAYFVKLMAAADNAVDMTHGKHCPLPFLSSLVDDCISKGLSLQEGGAHYNFTGPQGVGVANAGDSLTAIKKLVFDDKALTLEQLKEALANDFEGQEDLRQMLVNRAPKYGNDDDYADEIAKEAALIYCNEVNKYTNPRDGKFQPGLYPASANVPLGTVVMATPDGRKAWSPLADGVSPISGYDSCGPTASVLSVAKLDHEIASNGTLLNQKFHPSAIEGEKGLESLKAVTEAYFLNGGFHVQYNVISRETLLEAQANPEKYKGLVVRVAGYSAFFTALDKSLQDDILARTEQNF, from the coding sequence ATGACCAAAAATAAACCTAACGTAGAAATCCCCAAAACAGTTGGCGCTTCCAAACGCGTTGAAAGAACCCTTGAACGTTTTTTGAACACCGCTCCGGCAATTTGTGGTGAACGCGCCGTGCTGATCACTGAATCCTACAAGGAAACAGAAGGGCAGCCGATGCCTATTCGCCGTGCGAAAGCTCTGGGAAAAATCCTTGCCGGTATGTCCATCTTCATTCAGGACGATGAATTTACCGTAGGTAATCAGTGCTCCATGCCTCGCTCTGCACCTATCTTTCCGGAATTTTCCTGTAAGTGGGTTGAAGACGAACTGGACCGCCTTGAAAAAAGAACTGCTGACGTTTTCTTTATTTCTGAAGATGTAAAAGCCAACCTACGCAGTGCCTTCGCTTATTGGGACGGCAAGACTGTTAACGAAATCGCTGCCCAGCTCATGCCTGAGGAATCCCTCGAAGCTCATAATGACGTCGTCTATACTGTTGGTAACTACTTCTATAATGGAGTCGGTCACGTATCAGCAGATTACAACAAGGCTCTAACCCTCGGACTGAATGCTGTCATTGCTCAAGCCGAAGATAGACTGGCTGAAATAGACTTCTCCGATGCTTCCCAGCTCAACAAGATGCATTTCCTTAAATCCGTAGTTACCAGCAACAAAGCAGTTATTGCTTTTGCAGACCGTTTTGCAAAACTGGCTGAAAAAATGGCTGCTGATTGTAAAGATTCAACCCGCAAAGCAGAACTAAACGAAATCGCACGTATTTGCCGCAAAGTTCCTGCTCAGCCTGCGGAATCCTTTCAGGAAGCATTGCAGGCGTTCTGGTTTATCCATTTGGTGATTCAGATTGAATCAAACGGTCACTCCATCTCGCCTATGCGCTTTGACCAATACATGAATCCATTCCTACAGTCTGACAATCTTTCGGTTGAGCAGGCTCAGGAAATGCTGGATATGCTCTGGGTTAAATTCTCTGAATTGAACAAGGTTCGTGACGAAAATTCCACTATGGCTTTCGCCGGTTATCCAATGTTCATGAATTTGATCATAGGCGGACAAAAACGTGACGGTTCAGATGCAACTAACACTATGTCCTACTTGATCCTGCAAGCTAGTGCTAACACCAAGCTTTATGCTCCTTCTCTTTCTATCCGCATCCACGAAGGCACACCCGATCCTCTTTACAAAAAAGCTGCTGAACTCAGCCGCATGGGCATGGGGTACCCCGCATACTACAATGACCGTGTCATCATTCCCGCACTTCTGGCTCGCGGCCTTGAACGTGAAGATGCCCGTGATTACGGTATCATCGGTTGCGTTGAGCCTCAGGTCGGCGGAAAAACTGAAGGGTGGCATGACGCAGCTTTCTACAACATGGCTAAAGTTATCGAACTTTGTCTCAACGACGGTGTAGATCAACGCACCGGTAAACAGATCGGTCCTAAATCAGGCGGCTTGAACAGTTTCAAATCATTTGAAGATCTCATGGCTTCCTATACTCAGCAGACGGCCTATTTTGTAAAACTCATGGCTGCTGCCGACAACGCAGTCGACATGACTCACGGCAAACATTGTCCGCTTCCATTTCTGTCCTCCCTCGTTGATGATTGCATCTCCAAAGGACTTTCTTTGCAGGAAGGTGGCGCGCATTATAACTTCACAGGCCCTCAGGGCGTAGGTGTTGCCAACGCAGGAGATTCCCTAACTGCCATCAAAAAGCTCGTTTTTGATGATAAAGCACTAACTCTTGAGCAACTTAAGGAAGCTTTAGCTAACGACTTCGAAGGACAGGAAGACCTGCGCCAGATGCTCGTGAACCGCGCTCCAAAGTACGGTAACGATGACGACTACGCTGACGAAATAGCTAAAGAAGCCGCGCTTATCTACTGCAACGAAGTTAACAAATACACCAACCCTCGCGATGGTAAATTCCAGCCCGGTTTGTATCCCGCATCCGCAAACGTTCCCTTGGGTACTGTTGTAATGGCTACTCCGGACGGACGCAAAGCATGGTCACCACTGGCAGACGGCGTATCACCTATCTCCGGTTATGATTCCTGCGGTCCTACTGCATCAGTTCTCTCTGTTGCAAAGCTCGATCATGAAATAGCTTCCAACGGAACCCTGCTGAACCAGAAATTCCATCCATCCGCTATCGAAGGCGAAAAAGGACTGGAAAGCCTCAAAGCGGTAACTGAAGCGTACTTCCTGAATGGAGGATTCCACGTACAGTATAACGTAATCAGCCGTGAGACTTTACTCGAAGCTCAGGCCAATCCTGAAAAATATAAAGGGCTTGTAGTCCGGGTGGCAGGATACAGCGCATTCTTCACCGCGCTCGACAAGTCTCTGCAGGACGACATCCTCGCTCGTACTGAACAGAACTTCTAA
- a CDS encoding glycyl-radical enzyme activating protein — protein MRWKERQHKFSLEDKDKAQLTGLVFDIQRFAVHDGGGIRTLVFLKGCPLKCKWCQNPESMSSKPEIMRIPHHCISCVKCATLCPEQAIVIKENFKVEIDRDKCTYCGECVENCYAGSMTIVGRYLTVDEVMEEVERDRPFYNTSGGGVTFSGGEPTLQSAFLLTALKEAHKRGLHTAIESCCFCAQETFAKVLEHTDLVLTDIKHMDSAKHEELTGVPNEQILSNIKMAAERGKTLRIRIPLIPGCNDSEENIEATAQFVASLGGSVEGLDILPYHRLGEPKWEQLDREYALNGVIPPNREHVLALKNLVLPHCPNVSVGG, from the coding sequence ATGAGATGGAAGGAACGCCAGCATAAATTTAGTTTGGAAGATAAGGACAAGGCTCAGCTCACAGGGCTGGTTTTTGATATTCAGCGTTTTGCGGTCCATGACGGTGGAGGCATCCGCACGCTTGTTTTTTTGAAGGGCTGTCCACTTAAATGTAAATGGTGCCAGAACCCGGAATCCATGAGCAGTAAACCTGAAATAATGCGTATCCCTCATCACTGTATCAGCTGTGTGAAATGCGCAACTCTCTGCCCGGAACAGGCTATTGTTATTAAAGAAAATTTTAAGGTTGAGATCGACCGCGACAAATGCACTTATTGCGGTGAATGTGTTGAAAATTGTTATGCCGGATCAATGACCATTGTAGGACGTTACCTGACAGTCGATGAAGTAATGGAAGAAGTGGAGCGGGACCGCCCATTTTATAATACTTCTGGTGGCGGGGTTACATTTTCAGGTGGCGAACCGACTTTGCAATCAGCGTTTCTTCTTACTGCCCTGAAAGAAGCGCATAAACGTGGCTTACATACTGCAATTGAAAGCTGCTGTTTTTGTGCTCAGGAGACTTTTGCAAAAGTGCTGGAGCACACAGATTTAGTTCTCACCGATATCAAGCATATGGATTCCGCAAAACATGAAGAACTCACAGGCGTTCCGAATGAACAGATTTTGAGTAATATAAAAATGGCGGCAGAAAGGGGAAAAACCCTCCGCATCAGGATTCCGCTTATTCCCGGCTGCAATGATTCTGAAGAAAATATTGAAGCTACAGCACAATTTGTCGCATCCCTTGGTGGTTCAGTCGAAGGGCTGGATATTCTGCCATATCACCGTTTAGGCGAACCAAAATGGGAACAGCTTGATCGGGAATATGCTTTAAACGGAGTGATTCCACCGAACCGGGAACATGTTCTGGCTCTTAAAAATTTGGTTTTGCCTCACTGCCCAAATGTCTCAGTAGGAGGATAA
- a CDS encoding sigma-54-dependent transcriptional regulator, which yields MNRAKGLNPSFPLLLVDDEDSWLQSFRATLRSQGIDNVVLLNDGTKVMETLKQQEFCAVAVDLMMPGISGEELIPQIVEEYPEVPVLVISGLNEIKAVVNCIRKGAFDFIVKTEDRNTLIAGVRHAIEIFELRQENSSLKQRFFKSGPDKPELFSEIITAHKDMFAIFKYIEAISETARPVLITGESGVGKELVARAVHNASGRKGNFVAVNIAGLDDNIFSDTLFGHKKGAFTGAAEARLGLVEKAKNGTLFLDEIGDLAPTSQTKLLRLLQEHEFMPLGSDMAKRSSARIITATHQSITKMQDQGKFRKDLFFRLRGHMLQIPPLRERIEDLPLLISHFVNEVQADTGTDLNVDIHNIADFLNNYSFPGNVRELQHLVHDGASICGSSELKPKHFKKLMEIPGDSFSGESIHDSGESVSFGTRLPTLNEVRVKLIDEALRRTNGNQSSAAQLIGVTRQAVSKYLKKSG from the coding sequence ATGAATAGAGCTAAAGGACTTAATCCAAGCTTTCCTCTTTTGCTGGTGGATGATGAAGATTCATGGCTGCAAAGTTTCAGGGCTACCTTACGCTCGCAAGGCATCGACAATGTTGTGCTTCTGAATGATGGAACTAAGGTCATGGAGACTCTGAAACAGCAGGAATTTTGCGCTGTTGCGGTCGACTTAATGATGCCCGGAATCTCCGGTGAAGAACTTATACCGCAGATTGTTGAGGAATACCCGGAGGTCCCGGTATTAGTTATTTCCGGGCTCAATGAAATCAAAGCCGTGGTCAATTGCATCCGCAAAGGAGCATTTGATTTCATTGTCAAAACAGAGGACCGCAACACCCTTATTGCCGGAGTGCGTCATGCCATTGAAATTTTTGAATTGCGACAGGAAAACTCTTCTCTGAAACAAAGATTTTTCAAATCAGGACCGGATAAACCAGAGCTGTTTTCAGAAATTATCACTGCTCACAAAGACATGTTTGCCATATTTAAATACATTGAGGCGATATCAGAAACCGCACGGCCTGTACTGATAACCGGAGAATCCGGAGTCGGTAAAGAGTTGGTGGCGCGGGCAGTACACAATGCCAGCGGGCGTAAAGGCAACTTTGTTGCCGTAAATATCGCGGGGCTGGACGACAATATTTTTTCCGACACTTTATTCGGACACAAGAAAGGCGCGTTCACAGGTGCGGCTGAAGCTCGTCTAGGATTAGTTGAAAAAGCCAAAAACGGGACTTTATTCCTTGATGAAATCGGTGATCTCGCGCCTACATCCCAGACCAAACTTTTGCGTTTGCTACAGGAGCATGAGTTCATGCCCCTTGGCTCTGATATGGCGAAACGATCAAGTGCAAGAATCATTACTGCTACCCATCAATCCATCACTAAAATGCAGGATCAGGGAAAATTTCGCAAAGACCTCTTTTTCAGGCTCAGAGGCCATATGCTGCAAATCCCCCCACTACGGGAACGCATAGAAGATTTACCTCTTTTAATTTCTCACTTTGTGAATGAGGTGCAAGCTGACACGGGGACAGATTTGAATGTGGATATTCATAATATCGCTGACTTTCTGAATAACTATTCGTTTCCGGGAAATGTCAGAGAATTGCAGCATCTAGTTCATGACGGGGCCAGTATCTGCGGATCTAGTGAATTGAAGCCGAAACATTTTAAAAAACTGATGGAAATTCCCGGCGACTCCTTTTCAGGAGAATCAATCCATGATTCGGGAGAAAGTGTATCGTTCGGAACCAGACTGCCGACGCTGAATGAAGTGCGCGTCAAACTCATAGATGAAGCCTTGCGGCGTACTAATGGCAACCAATCTTCAGCCGCGCAATTGATAGGGGTGACAAGGCAGGCTGTTAGTAAATATTTGAAAAAAAGTGGGTAG
- a CDS encoding NHLP leader peptide family RiPP precursor — MTKQNDPKKQWAKIVAKAWADEDYKQRFLTDPAAVLKEEDIEVPEGVKFKCVEATEKQAWLVLPPKPTTGSMEEGDERLAAVNNGCLCWTLI, encoded by the coding sequence ATGACAAAACAAAACGACCCAAAAAAACAATGGGCAAAAATAGTAGCAAAGGCATGGGCCGACGAAGACTACAAACAACGGTTCCTGACCGATCCGGCTGCTGTATTGAAAGAAGAAGACATAGAAGTACCGGAAGGCGTGAAATTCAAGTGCGTGGAAGCCACCGAAAAACAGGCATGGTTGGTGCTCCCACCAAAGCCGACAACAGGAAGCATGGAAGAAGGAGACGAACGTCTGGCGGCGGTCAATAACGGTTGTCTATGCTGGACCCTTATTTAA
- a CDS encoding PocR ligand-binding domain-containing protein: protein MDSKKEKLNNTDVCPDYVLEELNTLRKRVAELEASRSMCGSFGKDCSLSPHIAEYENEEKDYRFEDYFDVEAIQQIQDAFAEATNVASIITDLDGRPITRPSRFCRLCNDVIRKTPKGLKNCMRSDASFGTKSPLEPIMRPCLSGGLWDGGTSFYVGDRHIANWIVGQVRCPPINDERIKKYAHEIGADENEFMEALTEVPVMSHEQFLRVCNVLCLIANQISILARKNFLQAQAIERRRLAEAALRESEDRFRQLSQSTFEAIFIHYEGEILLTNKAGQCMFGYSQEEFAGLNIDDLADPECREEVREHTSKNKKSRFDANFRCRDGKMLICEIQQRDIVFQGEKVGVCAIRDISERVESERQAKEKEQQLIQADKMVSLGVLVSGMAHEINNPNSFMTLNLPLIEDIWKDITPVLEDYYHENGEFLAGGLEYSELRSFMPDLLSRMLEGATRISGIVNSLKDYSRLQPGELMWEVDITDVINNSLRLLENMISQKTVKFEVNLAESLPSVRGNSQRLSQVLINLLVNSCEALTDRKQEICLSSEYIKAKKRIEIVVRDEGVGIAEEHLEQIMDPFFTTKRNDGGTGLGLSVSSSIVQEHGGELIFTANPGGGTIARLSIPVVENGDENE from the coding sequence ATGGATTCAAAAAAAGAAAAATTGAATAACACAGACGTCTGCCCTGATTACGTTCTTGAAGAACTCAATACTCTGCGGAAAAGAGTCGCAGAGTTGGAAGCATCACGCTCTATGTGCGGTAGTTTTGGCAAAGATTGCAGCCTTAGTCCCCATATTGCCGAGTATGAGAATGAAGAAAAAGATTATCGGTTTGAAGATTATTTTGATGTGGAGGCTATCCAGCAAATTCAGGATGCCTTTGCCGAAGCGACTAATGTTGCTTCTATTATTACCGACCTTGACGGCAGACCAATAACCAGACCCAGCCGCTTTTGCAGACTCTGTAACGACGTTATTCGCAAGACCCCCAAAGGGTTAAAAAACTGCATGCGTTCTGACGCTTCTTTCGGAACTAAAAGCCCGCTGGAACCGATCATGCGTCCCTGCCTAAGCGGCGGACTATGGGACGGCGGAACTAGTTTCTATGTAGGTGACCGCCATATTGCGAACTGGATTGTCGGGCAGGTGCGCTGCCCGCCCATCAATGACGAGCGGATAAAAAAATATGCCCATGAAATAGGAGCTGACGAAAATGAATTTATGGAAGCTCTCACAGAAGTCCCGGTCATGTCTCATGAGCAATTCTTAAGAGTCTGCAATGTCCTCTGCCTCATTGCCAACCAGATTTCTATTCTTGCCCGTAAAAATTTTCTGCAAGCTCAGGCAATTGAGCGCCGAAGATTGGCAGAAGCTGCGCTACGTGAAAGCGAAGATCGTTTTCGACAACTCTCCCAGTCCACTTTTGAAGCAATTTTTATTCATTATGAAGGCGAAATTCTGCTCACGAACAAAGCTGGGCAATGTATGTTCGGATATTCTCAGGAAGAATTCGCCGGGCTGAATATTGATGATCTGGCAGATCCAGAATGCCGCGAGGAAGTTCGGGAACATACATCAAAGAACAAGAAATCCCGCTTTGATGCCAATTTCCGTTGCCGTGACGGGAAAATGCTTATTTGCGAAATTCAGCAGCGCGACATCGTCTTTCAGGGCGAAAAGGTCGGAGTTTGTGCAATCCGCGATATTAGTGAACGAGTTGAATCCGAGCGGCAGGCTAAAGAAAAAGAACAGCAGCTTATTCAGGCTGACAAAATGGTTTCGCTAGGAGTACTGGTCTCCGGCATGGCCCATGAAATAAATAATCCCAATAGTTTCATGACCTTGAATCTACCTTTGATAGAAGACATATGGAAAGACATCACCCCTGTCCTTGAGGATTATTACCATGAAAATGGTGAATTTTTAGCTGGAGGGCTTGAGTACTCGGAACTTCGAAGTTTTATGCCCGATCTTCTTTCCAGAATGCTCGAGGGAGCCACCCGCATCAGTGGAATAGTGAACAGCCTTAAAGATTATTCCCGTTTGCAGCCCGGGGAATTGATGTGGGAAGTGGATATTACTGACGTTATCAATAATTCTCTGCGGTTGCTGGAAAATATGATCAGCCAGAAGACTGTGAAATTTGAGGTGAATCTTGCTGAATCTCTGCCTTCCGTGCGTGGTAATTCGCAACGGCTGTCACAAGTGCTTATTAATTTACTGGTTAATTCCTGCGAAGCCCTGACTGACCGCAAGCAGGAAATTTGTCTTTCATCTGAATATATCAAAGCGAAAAAAAGAATCGAGATAGTTGTCCGCGATGAAGGTGTTGGAATTGCCGAAGAACACCTTGAACAAATTATGGACCCATTTTTTACGACCAAACGCAATGACGGAGGAACCGGACTCGGGTTATCCGTATCTTCCTCGATAGTTCAAGAACATGGTGGAGAGCTTATTTTTACAGCAAATCCCGGCGGAGGAACTATCGCCAGACTTTCAATTCCAGTAGTCGAAAATGGAGATGAAAATGAATAG
- a CDS encoding GlcG/HbpS family heme-binding protein has product MPVTAKKAQQMIAAAVEKANEIGVPMVIAVVDQGGDLVAQLRQDDALLVSIGLSLNKGYTAVAVKMPTAILGSVSQPGGQLYGINNADNGRIVIFGGGLPIEEDGKVIGGIGVSGGSVEQDTACAEAGLAAYCS; this is encoded by the coding sequence ATGCCAGTAACAGCAAAAAAAGCGCAGCAAATGATTGCTGCAGCAGTAGAAAAAGCAAACGAAATCGGCGTTCCTATGGTTATTGCGGTGGTTGATCAAGGAGGGGACTTAGTTGCCCAGCTACGACAGGATGATGCCCTGCTGGTTAGTATCGGCCTATCCTTGAACAAGGGTTACACAGCAGTGGCTGTGAAAATGCCCACAGCAATACTGGGTTCAGTCTCCCAACCGGGCGGACAATTATACGGAATTAATAATGCAGATAACGGACGGATTGTAATCTTCGGCGGCGGATTGCCTATCGAAGAAGATGGAAAGGTAATTGGCGGAATAGGCGTCAGCGGCGGCAGTGTTGAGCAGGATACAGCTTGTGCGGAAGCGGGGCTTGCAGCTTACTGTTCATAA
- a CDS encoding SpoIIE family protein phosphatase: MKIRFKLLLLLLAVSIIPLVIVQAGVLESLRSLSGEIGEEVRRELVNKSSVELKRLVEDHARVLSKQRRIVELNLQQLSAELSTWIEEGDQFLLPEIFIGVEELAEEDNSKRLQQKYKLQNSGMHGKGRIDFNSVGYSAGYQGKADRLLPQGSVNIISPLFKSIEKKNPDLTLWINAIFISGESLTYPARSKRMSMHQTVPVINGNLSPVWSLPQKDPVTGKTVLTASLGIIVRGKAVGSASIDIPLDTILHGYNHLGAFSDNIDSLLVRREGNTENSGIEVIAQQISSAGQNHMMHMWEPSAKQTLLSSTNTILFSRFKKFLADGKSGVMSMAYKGRDSIWAFSAPDKRGISLVLILPHDDVVEPAEKAKSFVNFTIGEQYKNTTYVLLAVVLLVSALAFLFSRRFTKNILTLAKGVKRIASGDFSAQVELSSSDEVGELAKDFNKMVPALQEHIEIKSALDVAMEVQTNLLPQTSPNIPTYEIFGESRYCDELGGDYFDYIMPHTDGESIRFAVGDVSGHGVPAAMLMGSIRGYVRARTLSGGTLGEVLTDVNKLVAEDTYKTGQFMTMIMVELDPDKNELRWVRAGHEPALIFDPGKDEFIKLEGQGIALGAIEEATYMENYCADLNAGQILILGTDGIWEASNEKGEFFGKQRLLEVIDSEKDSPAEVLVNSIFEAVHTFTGRDKQEDDLTVVVVKKINK, translated from the coding sequence ATGAAAATAAGATTCAAATTACTTTTGCTGCTGTTGGCGGTTTCGATCATCCCGCTGGTCATAGTTCAGGCCGGGGTGCTTGAATCATTACGTTCGCTCTCCGGTGAAATCGGCGAAGAGGTTCGCAGGGAGCTGGTCAATAAAAGTAGTGTTGAATTAAAACGGTTGGTGGAGGATCACGCAAGAGTTCTTTCCAAGCAACGCAGGATTGTAGAACTCAATCTACAGCAACTTTCAGCTGAGCTTTCGACATGGATTGAAGAGGGAGACCAGTTTTTGCTGCCCGAGATTTTTATCGGAGTCGAGGAACTGGCAGAAGAAGATAATAGCAAGCGGCTTCAGCAGAAATATAAGTTACAAAATTCAGGTATGCACGGTAAAGGCCGTATCGATTTTAACTCTGTGGGCTATAGCGCAGGGTATCAGGGAAAGGCTGACAGACTTCTCCCTCAAGGATCAGTGAATATTATTTCTCCTCTTTTCAAATCAATTGAAAAGAAAAATCCTGACCTGACATTATGGATTAATGCAATTTTCATTTCCGGAGAGTCTCTTACTTATCCGGCCCGTTCAAAAAGAATGTCAATGCATCAGACTGTACCTGTTATCAATGGAAACTTATCCCCTGTCTGGTCGCTTCCTCAAAAAGATCCGGTAACAGGAAAGACAGTTCTTACTGCATCCTTGGGAATAATAGTACGGGGAAAAGCTGTCGGGTCAGCGTCCATAGATATTCCGCTGGATACTATTTTACATGGTTATAATCATCTCGGTGCTTTTTCAGATAATATAGATTCCTTGCTGGTTCGTCGTGAAGGAAACACTGAAAACAGTGGAATTGAAGTGATTGCGCAGCAGATTTCTTCTGCCGGACAAAATCACATGATGCATATGTGGGAACCTTCCGCAAAGCAGACTTTGCTTTCATCCACAAATACCATTTTGTTCTCTCGCTTCAAAAAATTTCTGGCAGATGGCAAGTCCGGCGTGATGAGCATGGCCTATAAGGGGCGCGATAGTATATGGGCCTTTTCTGCGCCTGATAAAAGAGGGATTTCTTTAGTCTTGATCCTACCTCATGATGATGTTGTGGAACCTGCGGAAAAGGCAAAATCGTTTGTGAATTTTACAATTGGGGAACAATACAAAAATACAACTTATGTATTGCTGGCTGTTGTGTTGCTGGTGTCGGCCCTAGCTTTTCTGTTCTCGCGTCGTTTCACGAAAAATATTTTAACTCTCGCCAAAGGGGTTAAACGTATCGCCTCAGGTGATTTTTCAGCCCAGGTTGAACTTTCCAGCTCGGATGAAGTTGGTGAACTCGCAAAAGATTTTAATAAAATGGTCCCGGCACTTCAGGAGCATATTGAAATTAAAAGTGCTCTTGATGTTGCGATGGAGGTACAAACAAATTTGCTGCCGCAAACCTCTCCGAATATCCCGACTTATGAAATTTTCGGTGAAAGCAGATATTGTGATGAACTCGGTGGTGACTACTTCGACTACATCATGCCTCACACAGACGGAGAAAGTATTCGATTTGCTGTGGGTGATGTCAGCGGTCACGGTGTTCCGGCGGCAATGCTTATGGGGTCCATACGAGGCTATGTGCGCGCAAGGACTTTAAGCGGCGGAACTCTTGGAGAAGTTTTAACCGATGTAAACAAACTGGTTGCGGAAGACACCTACAAGACAGGTCAATTCATGACCATGATCATGGTTGAACTGGACCCCGACAAGAACGAATTGCGCTGGGTACGGGCCGGCCACGAACCGGCTTTGATATTTGATCCCGGCAAAGATGAATTTATTAAGCTTGAGGGACAGGGAATAGCCCTCGGAGCTATTGAAGAAGCTACTTATATGGAGAACTACTGCGCTGACTTAAATGCGGGACAAATTCTTATTCTTGGAACAGATGGTATTTGGGAAGCTTCTAACGAAAAGGGAGAGTTTTTCGGAAAGCAGCGGTTATTGGAAGTAATTGATTCTGAAAAGGATTCACCGGCAGAAGTACTTGTAAATAGCATTTTCGAGGCTGTGCATACGTTTACTGGAAGAGACAAACAAGAAGATGATCTCACTGTTGTGGTCGTCAAAAAAATAAACAAATAA
- a CDS encoding TolC family protein, giving the protein MSRKYTYTLLMFMALLFVFPLHGKAQDGSNETIAEYKTRQGEIKELTQYLVEAARNNDDLYSAFYGWKAALQRETSVSSLPDPRFSFAWFIQPVETRTGPQEFKYGLSQTLPWFGKLDLKGEQALRDADIKKAKFDALKLKIFYQVKRIYYDYAYLAQAIRITRENIELMKYLENVARSRYSTGAGTYDGVIKTQVELGKLEDRLRSLEERKRPTVAKLLAAINRPDGQTLPLPASIPVMKIEVDPQQLKKDFKEANPSLLALTHKIDKEKLSVELAEKDYFPDFSFGVEYIQTGKSRSPNVTNQDRDPVVAGMSVNLPIWLDKQEAQLLEAQHKVKSASRERAGLERNLSADLELEIYRYEDAIRKVSLYRDSLTPKAEQSLGVSIEAFQAGTASSSDLIDAERTLIEFQLVYYQALAEQAKRVAAIEYLVGREIPCTVHGSVLPQTSAIIPAK; this is encoded by the coding sequence ATGTCTCGAAAATATACATATACACTGCTTATGTTCATGGCTTTGTTATTCGTTTTTCCACTTCATGGAAAAGCGCAAGATGGATCAAATGAAACGATCGCTGAATACAAAACCAGACAAGGCGAAATAAAAGAATTGACTCAATATCTTGTTGAGGCTGCGCGTAATAATGACGATCTATATTCTGCCTTTTACGGCTGGAAAGCAGCTTTGCAGCGGGAGACAAGTGTTTCAAGCCTGCCTGACCCCAGATTCAGCTTTGCATGGTTTATTCAGCCGGTAGAAACAAGAACCGGACCGCAAGAATTTAAATACGGTCTGAGTCAAACTCTTCCATGGTTCGGTAAACTGGACCTTAAAGGCGAACAGGCTTTGCGTGATGCAGACATTAAAAAAGCAAAGTTCGATGCCTTGAAACTTAAGATATTTTATCAAGTTAAAAGAATATATTACGATTACGCATACCTTGCGCAAGCAATCCGCATTACCCGTGAAAATATCGAGCTTATGAAGTACCTCGAAAACGTGGCCCGCTCCAGATATTCCACCGGGGCAGGTACATATGACGGAGTTATTAAAACTCAGGTAGAACTGGGCAAGCTTGAAGACAGACTTCGTTCGCTGGAGGAGCGCAAAAGACCCACCGTTGCCAAACTTCTTGCTGCCATAAACAGGCCGGACGGACAAACTTTGCCCTTGCCTGCATCTATTCCAGTCATGAAAATTGAAGTTGATCCCCAGCAACTCAAAAAAGATTTCAAAGAGGCCAATCCCAGTCTGCTGGCTCTGACCCATAAAATCGATAAAGAAAAGCTTTCCGTGGAACTGGCTGAAAAAGATTATTTCCCCGATTTTTCTTTCGGCGTTGAGTACATCCAGACCGGAAAATCCAGATCCCCCAATGTAACGAATCAAGACCGTGACCCCGTTGTTGCAGGTATGTCTGTAAACCTGCCCATCTGGCTTGATAAACAGGAAGCCCAGCTCCTTGAGGCTCAGCATAAAGTTAAATCAGCCAGTCGCGAACGGGCTGGACTTGAACGTAACCTTTCTGCCGACCTTGAACTGGAAATCTACCGCTATGAAGATGCCATCCGCAAAGTCAGCCTATATCGCGATTCACTTACCCCCAAAGCCGAGCAGTCACTTGGTGTTTCTATTGAGGCTTTCCAAGCGGGTACAGCGTCATCAAGCGATCTTATTGATGCGGAAAGAACCTTGATCGAATTTCAACTCGTTTATTATCAGGCGCTTGCAGAACAAGCTAAAAGGGTTGCCGCCATTGAATATCTGGTGGGCCGCGAAATACCTTGTACAGTTCATGGCTCGGTACTGCCCCAGACATCTGCAATTATTCCTGCCAAGTAA